The Halobacterium sp. CBA1132 genome has a segment encoding these proteins:
- the glp gene encoding gephyrin-like molybdotransferase Glp, whose amino-acid sequence MTEHDRHDAGFKERTRVEAARERLLDRVAVHDRTERVALEDADGRTVATAVTAERDVPHYRRAAMDGFAVRAPDTFGASDRSPAVLRDGDAERVHTGSAVPEWANAVVMVEQTDTTAGDVEVFSAVGEGENVAPVGEDVAAGDRLYEPGHRLRPSDLGLLKSVGLREVEVYERPEVAVVPTGEELVQDDPEPGEVVETNGLTISRLTERWGANTRYHDVVTDDETALAAAVEGNVDADIVVTTGGSSVGERDLIPEVVDDLGEVFVHGVALRPGHPVALGEVAGTLVVMLPGYPVACIVNAVQFLRPAVKRVGGMPVDDPPSVRARLDGKIRSEPGVRTFARVRLGEGGDERVATPVSASGSGVLSSVALADGWVVVPEQTEGFDAGETVAVENWEAHR is encoded by the coding sequence ATGACCGAACACGACCGGCACGACGCCGGCTTCAAGGAACGAACACGCGTCGAGGCCGCGCGCGAGCGACTCCTCGACCGGGTCGCGGTCCACGACCGCACCGAGCGCGTCGCCCTCGAAGACGCGGACGGGCGGACGGTCGCGACTGCCGTCACCGCCGAGCGGGACGTTCCGCACTACCGGCGCGCGGCGATGGACGGGTTCGCGGTCCGCGCACCGGACACGTTCGGCGCGAGCGACCGCTCGCCGGCGGTCCTCCGCGACGGCGACGCCGAGCGCGTCCACACGGGCAGTGCGGTCCCGGAGTGGGCGAACGCGGTCGTGATGGTGGAGCAGACCGACACCACTGCCGGCGACGTGGAAGTGTTCTCGGCGGTCGGCGAGGGCGAGAACGTCGCGCCGGTCGGCGAGGACGTGGCGGCGGGCGACCGGCTCTACGAGCCCGGACACCGCCTCCGGCCCTCCGACCTCGGGCTGTTGAAGTCCGTCGGCCTGCGCGAGGTCGAGGTCTACGAGCGCCCCGAAGTCGCGGTCGTTCCGACCGGCGAGGAACTCGTGCAGGACGACCCCGAACCGGGCGAGGTCGTGGAGACGAACGGTCTCACTATCTCTCGGCTCACGGAACGATGGGGTGCGAACACTCGCTACCACGATGTCGTCACCGACGACGAGACGGCGCTCGCGGCGGCCGTGGAGGGCAACGTCGACGCGGACATCGTCGTGACCACGGGCGGGTCGTCGGTCGGCGAGCGCGACCTCATCCCGGAGGTCGTCGACGACCTCGGCGAGGTGTTCGTTCACGGCGTCGCGCTGCGGCCCGGCCACCCGGTCGCACTCGGCGAGGTCGCGGGGACGCTCGTGGTGATGCTGCCCGGCTACCCCGTCGCGTGCATCGTGAACGCCGTGCAGTTCCTGCGGCCCGCAGTCAAGCGCGTCGGCGGGATGCCCGTCGACGACCCGCCGAGCGTGCGGGCGCGCCTCGACGGAAAGATTCGCTCCGAACCGGGCGTGCGGACGTTCGCCCGCGTTCGTCTCGGTGAGGGCGGCGACGAGCGCGTCGCGACGCCGGTGAGCGCGAGCGGGAGCGGCGTGCTCTCCAGCGTCGCGCTCGCTGACGGCTGGGTGGTCGTCCCCGAGCAGACGGAGGGCTTCGACGCCGGCGAGACAGTGGCCGTCGAGAACTGGGAGGCGCACCGATGA
- a CDS encoding Hsp20/alpha crystallin family protein, with translation MSRLREALGSLPDSVFVDVLESDDAYAFVVDVPGATADTVDVRIEGRTLAVDARREKDVPADFDYRSEERSLFLELELPLPPNATDEGASASVEDGVLDVQLPKRGADSHTVPIEG, from the coding sequence ATGTCCCGCTTGCGCGAAGCACTGGGGAGCCTGCCCGACTCCGTGTTCGTCGACGTCCTAGAGAGTGACGACGCCTACGCGTTCGTCGTCGACGTGCCGGGAGCGACCGCGGACACCGTCGACGTCCGCATCGAGGGGCGGACGCTCGCGGTGGACGCGCGCCGCGAGAAGGACGTCCCTGCAGATTTCGACTACCGCAGCGAGGAGCGGTCGCTGTTCCTCGAATTGGAACTCCCGCTGCCGCCGAACGCCACCGACGAGGGGGCGTCCGCGAGCGTCGAGGACGGCGTGCTCGACGTCCAACTGCCCAAGCGCGGCGCCGACAGCCACACCGTACCCATCGAGGGGTAG
- a CDS encoding AarF/ABC1/UbiB kinase family protein gives MALFRAYRRFVVVVWQFLPLVWGYLRDRRRFVLFGGKRRVTAEMRVARARRLLDSLLTLGPTFIKLGQLLSTRPDVLPPEYVEVLADLQDRVPPADYEDAKVVLEEELGPVDERFDDFDADAISGASLGQVYTAKIDGDEVAVKVRRPDIEDLVEADLRVIRWTLPVVARFVGESRAFSLQNLADEFAKTIREEMDYAREAEMLTEIRGNFADEPDIVIPSVYETHSSSRVLTMEYIPGTKISNVAELDRRGVDRSQVAETVERAYLQMIIEDGVFHADPHPGNLAVRDDGAVVFYDFGMSGRVDEFVQSKIVDFYVAVANQDIDAILDALIEMGTLSPEADRATMADVMELAIQDARGEDIETYRVQQIVGQVEDTIYEFPLRLPSNLALVLRVATVVEGVCVTLDPEFDFISVATDYLSEEGYREESIRQFAEETADQFQQAAQSAVRVPPKLESALDRVEREDFHVRADLEDSDGVVDRLARRVVLGLTFATSLPTTAFLYVEADLLAAGVVGAFTAAVGVALFKSFRKRRGTLATPQFTRQNLSERRED, from the coding sequence GTGGCGCTGTTCAGGGCGTACCGGCGGTTCGTCGTCGTGGTCTGGCAGTTCCTCCCGCTCGTGTGGGGGTACTTGCGTGACCGGCGGCGGTTCGTGTTGTTCGGCGGGAAGCGCCGCGTCACCGCAGAGATGCGGGTGGCGCGCGCCCGTCGACTGCTGGATTCGCTGTTGACGCTCGGGCCGACGTTCATCAAACTCGGGCAACTGTTGTCGACCCGGCCGGACGTGCTCCCGCCGGAGTACGTGGAGGTGCTGGCGGACCTCCAAGACCGCGTGCCGCCCGCGGATTACGAGGACGCGAAGGTCGTCCTGGAGGAGGAACTCGGGCCGGTCGACGAGCGCTTCGACGACTTCGACGCGGACGCCATCAGCGGCGCGAGCCTCGGCCAGGTGTACACCGCGAAGATAGACGGCGACGAGGTCGCGGTGAAGGTGCGGCGGCCCGACATCGAGGACCTCGTGGAGGCGGACCTACGCGTGATTCGGTGGACGCTGCCCGTGGTCGCGCGCTTCGTCGGGGAGTCGCGGGCGTTCAGCCTCCAGAACCTCGCCGACGAGTTCGCGAAGACCATCCGCGAGGAGATGGACTACGCCCGTGAAGCCGAGATGCTCACGGAGATTCGCGGGAACTTCGCCGACGAACCCGACATCGTGATTCCGTCCGTCTACGAGACGCACTCCAGCAGCCGCGTGCTCACGATGGAGTACATCCCGGGGACGAAAATCTCGAACGTGGCGGAACTGGACCGCCGCGGCGTCGACCGCTCGCAGGTCGCCGAAACCGTCGAGCGCGCGTACCTCCAGATGATAATCGAGGACGGCGTCTTCCACGCCGACCCGCACCCGGGGAACCTCGCGGTGCGGGACGACGGCGCAGTGGTGTTCTACGACTTCGGGATGAGCGGGCGCGTCGACGAGTTCGTCCAGTCGAAAATCGTCGACTTCTACGTCGCCGTCGCCAACCAGGACATCGACGCGATTCTGGACGCCCTCATCGAGATGGGGACGCTCTCCCCGGAGGCCGACCGCGCGACGATGGCGGACGTGATGGAACTCGCCATTCAGGACGCCCGCGGGGAGGACATCGAGACGTACCGCGTCCAGCAAATCGTCGGCCAGGTCGAGGACACCATCTACGAGTTCCCGCTTCGCCTGCCGTCGAACCTCGCGCTCGTGTTGCGGGTGGCGACCGTCGTAGAGGGCGTCTGTGTCACCCTCGACCCCGAGTTCGACTTCATCTCGGTGGCGACCGACTACCTCTCCGAGGAGGGCTACCGCGAGGAGTCGATTCGGCAGTTCGCCGAGGAGACGGCCGACCAGTTCCAGCAGGCCGCCCAGTCTGCGGTGCGCGTGCCGCCGAAGTTGGAGTCCGCGCTGGACCGCGTGGAGCGCGAGGACTTCCACGTGCGCGCGGACCTCGAAGACAGCGACGGCGTGGTCGACCGGCTGGCGCGCCGGGTGGTGCTCGGACTCACGTTCGCAACGAGCCTCCCCACGACGGCGTTCCTCTACGTGGAAGCCGACTTGCTCGCGGCCGGCGTCGTGGGCGCGTTCACGGCGGCGGTCGGCGTCGCCCTCTTCAAGTCGTTCCGGAAGCGCCGCGGGACGCTTGCGACTCCGCAGTTCACGCGGCAGAACCTCAGCGAGCGCCGCGAGGACTGA